A genomic region of Microlunatus sagamiharensis contains the following coding sequences:
- a CDS encoding ACT domain-containing protein — translation MMRVTLPDRPGSLGSVATAMGGVGGDINAVEIVEKGEGVVVDDFIVDLPPGQLPESLVSACQGLEGVRVEWIARYPEGGGLQSDLEALERMTADPTHAAETLVSLCPVVFRSHWAVLVQTGGDGPEMTFSTTLAPDITPELAERFAPFDVTHRLDLESGWSPGWGDCTLVVTPITQDRVIAIGRLGGPAFLDSEVARLNHLAALVK, via the coding sequence CTGATGCGCGTCACGCTGCCCGACCGGCCCGGTTCGCTGGGCTCGGTCGCCACCGCCATGGGTGGGGTCGGCGGCGACATCAACGCCGTCGAGATCGTCGAGAAGGGCGAGGGGGTCGTCGTCGACGACTTCATCGTCGACCTGCCGCCGGGCCAGCTGCCGGAGTCGCTGGTCAGCGCCTGCCAGGGGCTCGAGGGCGTCCGCGTCGAGTGGATCGCCCGCTACCCCGAGGGCGGCGGGCTGCAGTCCGACCTCGAGGCGCTCGAGCGCATGACCGCCGACCCGACCCACGCGGCGGAGACGCTCGTGTCGCTCTGCCCGGTCGTCTTCCGCTCCCACTGGGCGGTGCTCGTGCAGACGGGCGGCGACGGGCCGGAGATGACCTTCTCGACCACGCTCGCGCCCGACATCACCCCCGAGCTCGCGGAGCGCTTCGCCCCCTTCGACGTGACCCACCGGCTCGACCTCGAGAGCGGCTGGTCGCCGGGCTGGGGCGACTGCACCCTGGTCGTCACCCCGATCACCCAGGACCGCGTGATCGCGATCGGCCGCCTCGGGGGCCCGGCGTTCCTCGACTCCGAGGTCGCCCGCCTGAACCACCTCGCCGCCCTGGTCAAGTAG
- a CDS encoding endonuclease domain-containing protein, with amino-acid sequence MFRPFTTAQAPEVGMTPDTLRTSRVRREHHGVYVESFLEPDLDLSVAAARLVLPEDVLLDGVSALHALAVEVGEPRPSRFVTTHPHQVRRPGVRVRRVAALPPTTDGRVVAPAHAFLTAAADLDLDLVELVAAGDWLVRWGATSWAELVGITSLARGRHVRRARRAASLVRDRVDSPQETRLRLCLVLAGLPEPDVNPVIEVDGRRVGRVDLLLRRWRVALEYEGDQHRTDERQWNVDIARHELLHEGGWALMRVTGQRMEHPRAVVSEVVRALRAGGWEGPEPVFDAEWHRLFPTAR; translated from the coding sequence GTGTTCCGACCCTTCACGACCGCCCAGGCGCCCGAGGTCGGGATGACCCCCGACACCCTCCGCACCAGCCGCGTGCGGCGCGAGCACCACGGGGTCTACGTGGAGTCCTTCCTGGAGCCCGACCTCGACCTGAGCGTCGCCGCCGCGCGGCTCGTGCTGCCAGAGGACGTGCTCCTGGACGGGGTCTCGGCGCTGCACGCCCTCGCCGTCGAGGTCGGCGAGCCCCGGCCATCGCGGTTCGTCACCACCCACCCGCACCAGGTCCGCCGGCCGGGCGTCCGCGTACGGCGGGTGGCGGCGCTCCCGCCGACCACCGACGGCCGGGTCGTGGCACCCGCGCACGCCTTCCTGACTGCCGCGGCCGACCTCGACCTCGACCTCGTCGAGCTTGTCGCCGCCGGCGACTGGCTGGTGCGGTGGGGAGCCACGTCGTGGGCCGAGCTGGTCGGCATCACCTCCTTGGCGCGCGGGCGGCACGTCCGCCGAGCACGACGCGCCGCAAGCCTCGTGCGCGACCGGGTCGACTCGCCGCAAGAGACGCGCCTGCGGCTCTGCCTGGTCCTCGCCGGCCTGCCGGAGCCCGACGTCAACCCCGTGATCGAGGTCGACGGTCGTCGGGTCGGACGGGTTGACCTGCTGCTCCGCCGGTGGCGCGTCGCTCTCGAGTACGAGGGCGACCAGCACCGCACGGACGAGCGCCAGTGGAACGTGGACATCGCGCGCCACGAACTGCTGCACGAAGGCGGGTGGGCACTCATGCGCGTCACCGGGCAACGGATGGAGCATCCCCGCGCGGTCGTCAGCGAGGTGGTCCGGGCCCTCCGTGCCGGCGGGTGGGAGGGACCTGAGCCCGTCTTCGACGCGGAGTGGCACCGGTTGTTCCCGACTGCGCGCTGA
- a CDS encoding S9 family peptidase encodes MGARALADAVRLGEELVDAWGSWAPTLSPDCRRIAFVSDRTGTPRLFVQDLVLAAEAVEGAEPPAAREVVLTDDPVVEVHWSADGGWLACALATGGGVRTQVWVVRPDGSDARCVAGSADVHAELGPWTRSGHRVSVSVPGEGLGDPTRAFLVDPATGEQHPLAEGELISVLDLSSDEDFVVLRDGQRGRQFCVVVDRVADADHPLLPYPATGSTDRAFVRPAPPGDPTSGDAPLIAYLATDAGLPRRQLLAIPLGPSGWRGQSGVLAPRSDAELEGLDADDAGHRLLAVWNVAGGRSELELVDAWTGETSVVEGLPGAVVSGMLLSRDGSTALMAVEGPERPRELWCLDVATRTWSLATARPPRTAARLVTPTLEFLHGRDGLPLTGWLYRPPGWTGAGPAMLSLHGGPEAQERPTFNPQHQAVAAAGIAVFAPNIRGSSGFGRAFVHADDVHGRRDAFDDVLACAEFLVRLGVAEPGCVAVSGRSYGGYLTLAMLAFSPGVFAAGVAVCGMSDLHTFYRDTEPWIAAAAVTKYGDPERDATLLRALSPMQQVANIDVPLLVAHGELDTNVPFGEATQVVAALRDLGRPVQFLPIPGEGHDYRRAESRRLLLGTMLLFLDEALDP; translated from the coding sequence GTGGGGGCCCGTGCGCTCGCCGACGCGGTGCGCCTCGGCGAGGAGCTGGTCGACGCCTGGGGCAGCTGGGCACCCACCCTCTCGCCGGACTGCCGGCGGATCGCCTTCGTCAGCGACCGGACCGGCACCCCGCGGCTCTTCGTCCAGGACCTCGTGCTCGCTGCGGAGGCCGTCGAGGGCGCAGAGCCGCCGGCGGCCCGCGAGGTCGTCCTCACCGACGACCCGGTGGTCGAGGTGCACTGGTCGGCCGACGGTGGCTGGCTGGCCTGCGCGCTGGCCACCGGCGGCGGCGTGCGTACGCAGGTGTGGGTCGTGCGCCCGGACGGTTCCGACGCGCGGTGCGTCGCGGGCTCGGCCGACGTGCACGCCGAGCTCGGCCCGTGGACCCGCAGCGGGCACCGCGTCAGCGTCTCCGTCCCGGGCGAGGGCCTCGGCGACCCGACGCGGGCGTTCCTCGTGGACCCGGCGACCGGGGAGCAGCACCCGCTGGCCGAGGGCGAGCTCATCAGCGTGCTCGACCTGTCGAGCGACGAGGACTTCGTGGTGCTGCGCGACGGGCAGCGCGGGCGGCAGTTCTGCGTGGTCGTCGACCGCGTCGCCGACGCCGACCACCCGCTGCTGCCCTACCCGGCGACCGGGTCCACCGACCGCGCGTTCGTGCGCCCCGCCCCGCCGGGGGACCCGACGTCCGGGGACGCGCCGCTGATCGCCTACCTCGCGACCGACGCCGGGCTCCCCCGCCGCCAGCTCCTCGCGATCCCGCTCGGCCCGTCCGGCTGGCGCGGGCAGTCCGGCGTGCTCGCGCCGCGCTCGGACGCCGAGCTCGAGGGGCTCGACGCCGACGACGCCGGGCACCGGCTGCTCGCGGTCTGGAACGTGGCCGGCGGACGCTCCGAGCTCGAGCTCGTCGACGCCTGGACCGGCGAGACCTCGGTCGTCGAGGGCCTGCCGGGCGCGGTGGTAAGCGGGATGCTGCTCAGCCGCGACGGATCGACCGCGCTGATGGCCGTCGAGGGCCCCGAGCGGCCGCGCGAGCTGTGGTGCCTCGACGTGGCGACCCGGACGTGGTCGCTCGCCACGGCGCGTCCGCCCCGCACGGCGGCGCGGCTGGTGACGCCCACGCTGGAGTTCCTGCACGGGCGCGACGGGCTGCCGCTGACCGGCTGGCTCTACCGGCCGCCGGGCTGGACGGGCGCGGGCCCCGCGATGCTGAGCCTGCACGGGGGGCCCGAGGCCCAGGAGCGGCCGACCTTCAACCCGCAGCACCAGGCGGTCGCCGCCGCCGGGATCGCGGTCTTCGCGCCGAACATCCGCGGCTCGTCGGGCTTCGGCCGCGCCTTCGTCCACGCCGACGACGTGCACGGGCGCCGCGACGCGTTCGACGACGTGCTCGCGTGCGCGGAGTTCCTGGTCCGGCTCGGGGTCGCCGAGCCCGGGTGCGTCGCGGTGAGCGGGCGCTCGTACGGCGGTTACCTCACCCTGGCGATGCTCGCCTTCTCCCCCGGCGTCTTCGCCGCCGGCGTCGCGGTCTGCGGGATGTCGGACCTGCACACCTTCTACCGCGACACCGAGCCCTGGATCGCCGCGGCCGCCGTCACCAAGTACGGCGACCCCGAGCGCGACGCGACCCTGCTGCGCGCCCTCTCGCCGATGCAGCAGGTCGCGAACATCGACGTGCCCCTGCTCGTCGCCCACGGCGAGCTCGACACCAACGTGCCCTTCGGCGAGGCGACGCAGGTCGTCGCCGCCCTGCGCGACCTCGGGCGGCCCGTGCAGTTCCTGCCGATCCCCGGCGAGGGCCACGACTACCGCCGTGCGGAGTCGCGCCGGCTGCTGCTCGGCACGATGCTGCTGTTCCTCGACGAGGCCCTCGACCCCTGA
- the gatC gene encoding Asp-tRNA(Asn)/Glu-tRNA(Gln) amidotransferase subunit GatC, with product MALTPNDVADLARLARIELTPAELEHLAPQLDAILEAVAKVSEVAADDIPPTSHPLPLDNVQRADVVVPSMPREAALAGAPAAEEDRFRVPRILGEEG from the coding sequence GTGGCCCTCACGCCGAACGACGTGGCCGACCTGGCCCGCCTGGCCCGGATCGAGCTGACCCCGGCCGAGCTGGAGCACCTCGCGCCCCAGCTCGACGCGATCCTCGAGGCCGTCGCCAAGGTCTCCGAGGTCGCGGCCGACGACATCCCGCCGACGTCGCACCCGCTGCCGCTGGACAACGTCCAGCGCGCCGACGTCGTCGTGCCCTCGATGCCGCGCGAGGCCGCCCTGGCCGGCGCGCCCGCGGCCGAGGAGGACCGGTTCCGCGTCCCGCGGATCCTGGGGGAGGAGGGCTGA
- a CDS encoding universal stress protein: MSVLVAVTDSAEGRAALEAAANEADLLNVQLTVVNLTGADLDLTSIATEVPYEVVVPHAGADVDEVEQVLAAIEDRAEVTRLVVGVRKRSPIGKAVLGSIAQRLILEATVPVLSVKTS; the protein is encoded by the coding sequence ATGAGCGTTCTGGTCGCCGTCACCGACAGCGCCGAGGGCCGGGCCGCCCTGGAGGCCGCGGCCAACGAGGCCGACCTGCTCAACGTGCAGCTCACCGTCGTCAACCTCACCGGCGCCGACCTCGACCTCACCTCGATCGCGACCGAGGTCCCGTACGAGGTGGTCGTCCCGCACGCGGGCGCCGACGTGGACGAGGTCGAGCAGGTCCTCGCCGCCATCGAGGACCGCGCCGAGGTCACGCGGCTCGTCGTCGGCGTCCGCAAGCGCTCGCCCATCGGCAAGGCCGTGCTCGGCAGCATCGCGCAGCGCCTGATCCTCGAGGCGACGGTGCCCGTGCTGTCGGTCAAGACCAGCTGA
- a CDS encoding DUF1015 family protein yields the protein MPRFEPFRALRFVAEDLEPLLAPPYDVLDDADVDALQARSPHNVTFVDVPRGGPDRYVRAAQTLQGWVDTGVVALDDTASFTIYRLRFTDASGARRDVAGVLGALEVVDAPTQGGAHGVLPHERTTPKDSTDRLELTRATRANLSPVWGLSLAPGLAALLAEPGEPVGRVVEDGVEHVWERVTDPARLRAIRDLLASDDVLIADGHHRYAVSRTYRDEVRAATGREDTDAETTLAFVAELVADQLSVEPIHRHYTGVEVAALREALERFFVLTPVEPRAGSLVLLTADGAWRLDPRPGAFDGVRALDGLWLEVALEGLDVQVAYHDGVEEALDAVADRRAVAAVLVRPPGLAEIQRTAREGLLMPPKSTFFTPKLKTGAVLRPLAG from the coding sequence ATGCCCAGGTTCGAACCCTTCCGCGCCCTCCGCTTCGTGGCGGAGGACCTCGAGCCGCTGCTCGCGCCGCCGTACGACGTCCTCGACGACGCCGACGTGGACGCCCTCCAGGCGCGATCGCCGCACAACGTGACGTTCGTCGACGTGCCCCGCGGCGGTCCCGACCGCTACGTGCGGGCGGCGCAGACGCTGCAGGGCTGGGTGGACACCGGCGTGGTCGCGCTCGACGACACGGCGTCCTTCACCATCTACCGGCTGCGGTTCACCGACGCGAGCGGGGCACGGCGTGACGTGGCCGGGGTGCTGGGCGCGCTCGAGGTCGTCGACGCCCCGACGCAGGGCGGCGCGCACGGCGTCCTGCCGCACGAGCGCACGACGCCCAAGGACTCGACCGACCGGCTCGAGCTGACCCGGGCCACCCGGGCCAACCTCTCGCCGGTCTGGGGCCTCTCGCTCGCGCCGGGCCTCGCCGCGCTGCTCGCCGAGCCGGGGGAGCCGGTGGGGCGGGTCGTCGAGGACGGGGTCGAGCACGTGTGGGAGCGGGTGACCGACCCGGCGCGCCTCCGGGCGATCCGCGACCTGCTCGCCTCCGACGACGTGCTGATCGCCGACGGCCACCACCGCTACGCCGTCAGCCGCACCTACCGCGACGAGGTCCGGGCCGCGACCGGCCGCGAGGACACCGACGCCGAGACGACCCTGGCCTTCGTCGCCGAGCTCGTCGCCGACCAGCTGAGCGTCGAGCCCATCCACCGGCACTACACGGGCGTCGAGGTCGCGGCCCTGCGGGAGGCGCTCGAGCGCTTCTTCGTCCTCACGCCGGTCGAGCCGCGCGCCGGGTCGCTGGTGCTGCTCACCGCGGACGGGGCCTGGCGCCTCGACCCGCGGCCCGGCGCGTTCGACGGCGTACGGGCCCTCGACGGGCTGTGGCTGGAGGTCGCGCTCGAGGGGCTCGACGTGCAGGTGGCCTACCACGACGGGGTCGAGGAGGCCCTCGACGCGGTGGCCGACCGCCGGGCGGTGGCGGCGGTGCTGGTCCGTCCGCCGGGGCTGGCCGAGATCCAGCGCACGGCCCGCGAGGGCCTGCTGATGCCGCCCAAGTCGACGTTCTTCACCCCCAAGCTCAAGACCGGCGCGGTGCTGCGTCCGCTGGCGGGATGA
- the gatB gene encoding Asp-tRNA(Asn)/Glu-tRNA(Gln) amidotransferase subunit GatB has protein sequence MSTTTAEVMDYDDVVARFDPVLGLEVHVELNTASKMFCGCSTEFGAEPNTQVCPVCLGLPGSLPVVNARAVESAVRIGLALNCSIASWCRFARKNYFYPDQPKNYQISQYDEPIAHDGWAEVEVPDDEGVLRTYRIDIERAHMEEDTGKSLHVGGSTGRIHGADHSLLDYNRSGVPLIEIVTRPIEGAGKYAPQVARAYVSMLRDLLRSLGVSDVRMEQGSLRCDANVSLRPSPDAPLGTRTETKNVNSLRSVERAVRFEMTRQAAVLADGGRVKQETRHWQETSGTTSPGRSKEQAEEYRYFPDPDLVPVAPSAAWVEELRASLPEAPAVRLRRVSAEWGFSEAELRDVVAAGALDLVEATVAAGASPQSARKWWLGELARRANNDGVELDALGVTPAQVAELQGLVDAGTINDKLAREVLEGVLAGEGSPTAVVKSRGLAVVSDDGALGAAVDEAIAANPAVADKIRAGKVQAAGALIGAVMKSMGGKADAGRVRELVLERLT, from the coding sequence GTGAGCACCACCACCGCTGAGGTCATGGACTACGACGACGTCGTGGCCCGCTTCGACCCCGTCCTCGGGCTCGAGGTCCACGTCGAGCTGAACACCGCCTCGAAGATGTTCTGCGGCTGCTCGACCGAGTTCGGCGCCGAGCCGAACACGCAGGTCTGCCCGGTCTGCCTCGGGCTGCCGGGCTCGCTGCCCGTGGTCAACGCGCGTGCCGTCGAGTCGGCGGTGCGGATCGGCCTGGCGCTGAACTGCTCGATCGCGTCGTGGTGCCGCTTCGCGCGGAAGAACTACTTCTACCCCGACCAGCCGAAGAACTACCAGATCAGCCAGTACGACGAGCCCATCGCCCACGACGGCTGGGCCGAGGTCGAGGTGCCCGACGACGAGGGCGTGCTGCGCACGTACCGGATCGACATCGAGCGCGCGCACATGGAGGAGGACACCGGCAAGTCGCTGCACGTCGGCGGGTCGACCGGGCGCATCCACGGCGCCGACCACTCGCTCCTCGACTACAACCGCTCGGGCGTGCCGCTCATCGAGATCGTGACGCGCCCGATCGAGGGCGCGGGCAAGTACGCGCCGCAGGTGGCGCGGGCGTACGTCTCGATGCTGCGCGACCTGCTCCGCTCGCTCGGGGTGTCCGACGTGCGCATGGAGCAGGGTTCGCTGCGCTGCGACGCGAACGTGTCGCTGCGGCCCTCCCCGGACGCCCCGCTCGGGACCCGCACCGAGACCAAGAACGTCAACTCGCTGCGCAGCGTCGAGCGCGCCGTCCGCTTCGAGATGACGCGGCAGGCCGCGGTGCTCGCCGACGGCGGCCGGGTCAAGCAGGAGACGCGCCACTGGCAGGAGACCTCCGGCACGACCTCGCCGGGGCGCAGCAAGGAGCAGGCGGAGGAGTACCGCTACTTCCCCGACCCCGACCTCGTGCCCGTCGCACCGTCGGCGGCGTGGGTCGAGGAGCTGCGGGCCTCGCTGCCCGAGGCGCCCGCCGTCCGCCTGCGCCGCGTGAGCGCGGAGTGGGGGTTCAGCGAGGCGGAGCTGCGCGACGTCGTCGCGGCCGGGGCGCTCGACCTGGTCGAGGCGACTGTGGCCGCCGGTGCCTCGCCGCAGTCGGCGCGCAAGTGGTGGCTCGGCGAGCTCGCCCGGCGGGCCAACAACGACGGCGTCGAGCTCGACGCGCTCGGCGTGACCCCCGCGCAGGTGGCCGAGCTGCAGGGCCTGGTCGACGCCGGGACGATCAACGACAAGCTCGCCCGCGAGGTGCTGGAGGGCGTGCTGGCCGGTGAGGGTTCGCCGACCGCGGTCGTAAAGTCCCGCGGGCTCGCGGTCGTCTCCGACGACGGCGCCCTCGGTGCCGCCGTGGACGAGGCCATCGCCGCCAACCCGGCCGTCGCCGACAAGATCCGCGCGGGCAAGGTCCAGGCCGCCGGCGCCCTGATCGGTGCCGTCATGAAGTCCATGGGCGGCAAGGCCGACGCGGGCCGCGTCCGCGAGCTCGTGCTGGAGCGCCTGACGTAG
- the gatA gene encoding Asp-tRNA(Asn)/Glu-tRNA(Gln) amidotransferase subunit GatA, producing the protein MSTSSTDLTRRTAADLATAIASGETSSVEVVQAHLDRMAAVEPAVHAFLHVDGERALAAAARVDADRAEGKPLGPLAGVPVALKDVLTQAGAPTTCGSKVLEGWVPPYDATVTRRMLDAGLVILGKTNLDEFAMGSSTENSAYGPTHNPWDLDRIPGGSGGGSAAAVAAYEAPLAIGTDTGGSIRQPASVTGTVGIKPTYGGTSRYGLVALASSLDQPGPCARTVLDAALLHQVIAGHDPRDSTSIDAPVPDVVGAARSGDVRGMRIGVVRELGGEGYAPGVEQRFHEAVETLAGLGAEVVEVSCPNFSYALPAYYLVLPSEASSNLAKFDGMRFGLRAGDDGSRSAEEVMGLTREAGFGAEVKRRIILGTYALSSGYYDAYYGQAQKVRTLVSRDFEAAFAQVDVLVSPSTPTTAFRLGEKVDDPLAMYLNDLCTIPSNLAGNASASFPVGLAPEDALPVGLQVMAPPLADDRLYRVGAALERALEERWGGPLLAQAPELAVHEGGVAK; encoded by the coding sequence ATGAGCACGAGCAGCACCGACCTGACCCGCCGTACCGCGGCCGACCTGGCCACCGCCATCGCCTCGGGCGAGACCAGCTCGGTCGAGGTCGTCCAGGCCCACCTCGACCGGATGGCCGCGGTCGAGCCGGCGGTCCACGCCTTCCTGCACGTCGACGGCGAGCGGGCGCTGGCCGCCGCGGCGCGCGTCGACGCCGACCGCGCCGAGGGCAAGCCGCTCGGCCCGCTGGCCGGCGTGCCCGTCGCGCTCAAGGACGTGCTGACCCAGGCCGGCGCCCCGACGACCTGCGGGTCGAAGGTGCTCGAGGGCTGGGTCCCGCCGTACGACGCCACCGTCACGCGCCGGATGCTCGACGCCGGCCTGGTCATCCTCGGCAAGACGAACCTCGACGAGTTCGCCATGGGCTCCTCGACCGAGAACTCCGCGTACGGACCCACGCACAACCCGTGGGACCTCGACCGGATCCCCGGCGGCTCCGGCGGCGGCTCAGCGGCCGCTGTCGCCGCGTACGAGGCGCCCCTGGCCATCGGCACCGACACCGGCGGCTCGATCCGCCAGCCCGCCTCGGTCACCGGCACCGTCGGCATCAAGCCGACGTACGGCGGCACCTCGCGCTACGGCCTCGTCGCGCTCGCGTCGAGCCTCGACCAGCCCGGCCCCTGCGCGCGCACGGTCCTCGACGCGGCCCTGCTGCACCAGGTGATCGCCGGGCACGACCCGCGCGACTCGACCTCGATCGACGCGCCGGTGCCCGACGTCGTCGGCGCGGCCCGCTCCGGCGACGTGCGCGGCATGAGGATCGGCGTGGTGCGCGAGCTCGGCGGTGAGGGCTACGCGCCCGGCGTCGAGCAGCGCTTCCACGAGGCGGTCGAGACCCTCGCCGGGCTCGGGGCCGAGGTCGTCGAGGTGTCCTGCCCGAACTTCTCCTACGCGCTGCCTGCGTACTACCTGGTGCTGCCGAGCGAGGCGAGCTCCAACCTGGCCAAGTTCGACGGCATGCGGTTCGGCCTGCGGGCCGGCGACGACGGCAGCCGCAGCGCCGAGGAGGTCATGGGGCTGACTCGCGAGGCCGGCTTCGGCGCCGAGGTCAAGCGCCGCATCATCCTCGGCACGTACGCGCTGTCGAGCGGTTACTACGACGCCTACTACGGCCAAGCCCAGAAGGTGCGCACGCTCGTCTCGCGCGACTTCGAGGCCGCGTTCGCGCAGGTGGACGTGCTCGTGTCGCCCTCGACGCCGACCACCGCGTTCCGCCTCGGCGAGAAGGTCGACGACCCGCTCGCGATGTACCTGAACGACCTCTGCACCATCCCCTCGAACCTCGCCGGCAACGCCAGCGCGTCGTTCCCGGTCGGGCTCGCGCCCGAGGACGCGCTCCCCGTCGGGCTGCAGGTCATGGCGCCGCCGCTGGCCGACGACCGGCTCTACCGGGTCGGCGCCGCGCTGGAGCGGGCGCTGGAGGAGCGCTGGGGCGGCCCCCTGCTGGCGCAGGCCCCGGAGCTCGCCGTGCACGAAGGAGGAGTCGCCAAGTGA
- a CDS encoding YqaA family protein: protein MDAWGWAELGELVTSFGYGVLSAVVPLANAEGYVVVSGYSSLGHAMPVVVGVVLGQTLGKVLLFLGVRRGKAFPFVRHQRARIRRQNVGPARRRFRAVLATLLRLVGEKRWGLPIVLLAAVVGFPPLYAVALLAGATRMRLGWFAAAVLVGRTVRFALVARGVAVLHP from the coding sequence ATGGACGCGTGGGGCTGGGCCGAGCTGGGCGAGCTGGTGACGTCGTTCGGCTACGGCGTGCTGTCCGCGGTCGTGCCGCTGGCCAACGCCGAGGGCTACGTCGTCGTCTCCGGCTACTCCTCCCTCGGCCACGCCATGCCCGTCGTGGTCGGCGTGGTCCTCGGGCAGACGCTCGGCAAGGTGCTGCTCTTCCTCGGCGTCCGGCGCGGCAAGGCCTTCCCCTTCGTCCGCCACCAGCGGGCACGCATCCGGCGCCAGAACGTCGGCCCCGCCCGGCGGCGGTTCCGGGCCGTCCTGGCCACGCTGCTGCGGCTCGTCGGCGAGAAGCGCTGGGGCCTGCCGATCGTGCTGCTGGCCGCGGTGGTCGGCTTCCCCCCGCTCTACGCCGTCGCCCTGCTGGCCGGGGCCACCCGGATGCGGCTCGGGTGGTTCGCCGCCGCGGTGCTCGTGGGCCGCACGGTCCGGTTCGCCCTCGTCGCGCGCGGGGTCGCCGTCCTGCACCCCTGA
- a CDS encoding N-acetylglutaminylglutamine amidotransferase — protein sequence MSGEIRFDGRAADVAACACATDAMQRRGPDGSGVWARGPVALGHRRLSIIDLSAAGSQPMVDAELGLSVVFNGCIYNYKALRAELEGLGRRFFSTSDTEVITKAYAQWGTSCVDHLLGMFAFAVVEHATGRLVLARDRLGIKPLYLDHTPERLRFASTLPALIAAGVGDTSIDPVALACYMSFHSIVPPPRTILNGVKKLPPATVRVVERDGTWREHTYWSPSFTRDAERAGWSSRDWEEALLESLRVAVERRMVADVPVGVLLSGGIDSSLVVALLAEAGQSDLATFSIGFDSSGGERGDEFEYSSLVAERFGTDHHRIAIDGSRLLPGVSAAVAAMSEPMVSHDCVAFFLLSEDVSKSVKVVQSGQGADEVLGGYDWYPPLAGVAREDAVEAYADVFFDRRWSAMPSLLSRGWLVDHDAPYAFVAERFAAPGADTAVDAALRSDTTVMLVDDPVKRVDNMTMAWGLEARVPFLDHELVELAGRIPPELKLADGGKGVLKRAARGVVPDEVIDRTKGYFPVPAIRQLQGPVLGLVRDALTDPAARRRGLFRTDTVEAMLADPNRTRTQLGSNALWQLGLLEMWLQHHGVG from the coding sequence GCGCGCGGCCCGGTCGCGCTCGGCCACCGGCGGCTCTCGATCATCGATCTCAGCGCCGCGGGCAGCCAGCCCATGGTCGACGCCGAGCTCGGGCTGTCGGTCGTCTTCAACGGCTGCATCTACAACTACAAGGCGCTGCGCGCCGAGCTCGAGGGCCTGGGGCGTCGCTTCTTCTCCACCTCCGACACCGAGGTGATCACCAAGGCGTACGCGCAGTGGGGCACCTCCTGCGTCGACCACCTGCTGGGCATGTTCGCCTTCGCCGTCGTCGAGCACGCGACCGGTCGGCTGGTGCTCGCCCGCGACCGGCTGGGCATCAAGCCGCTCTACCTCGACCACACCCCCGAGCGGCTGCGGTTCGCCTCGACGCTGCCCGCGCTGATCGCCGCCGGCGTCGGCGACACCTCGATCGACCCCGTCGCGCTCGCCTGCTACATGAGCTTCCACAGCATCGTGCCGCCGCCGCGCACGATCCTCAACGGCGTCAAGAAGCTGCCGCCGGCCACCGTCCGCGTCGTCGAGCGTGACGGCACCTGGCGCGAGCACACCTACTGGTCGCCCTCCTTCACCCGCGACGCCGAGCGCGCCGGCTGGAGCAGCCGCGACTGGGAGGAGGCGCTCCTGGAGTCGCTGCGCGTCGCGGTCGAGCGGCGGATGGTCGCCGACGTGCCGGTCGGTGTGCTGCTGTCCGGCGGCATCGACTCCTCGCTCGTGGTCGCGCTGCTGGCCGAGGCCGGGCAGAGCGACCTGGCGACGTTCAGCATCGGCTTCGACAGCAGCGGCGGCGAGCGCGGCGACGAGTTCGAGTACTCGAGCCTGGTCGCGGAGCGCTTCGGCACCGACCACCACCGCATCGCCATCGACGGCTCCCGGCTGCTGCCCGGCGTGTCCGCAGCCGTCGCGGCGATGAGCGAGCCGATGGTCAGCCACGACTGCGTCGCCTTCTTCCTCCTCAGCGAGGACGTGAGCAAGAGCGTCAAGGTCGTGCAGTCCGGGCAGGGCGCGGACGAGGTGCTCGGCGGCTACGACTGGTACCCGCCGCTCGCCGGCGTCGCGCGCGAGGACGCCGTCGAGGCGTACGCGGACGTGTTCTTCGACCGGCGCTGGTCGGCCATGCCGTCGTTGCTGTCGCGCGGGTGGCTCGTCGACCACGACGCCCCGTACGCCTTCGTCGCCGAGCGGTTCGCCGCCCCGGGCGCGGACACCGCCGTGGACGCCGCGCTGCGCAGCGACACGACCGTGATGCTCGTCGACGACCCCGTCAAGCGGGTCGACAACATGACCATGGCCTGGGGCCTGGAGGCGCGGGTGCCCTTCCTCGACCACGAGCTCGTCGAGCTGGCCGGGCGCATCCCGCCCGAGCTCAAGCTCGCCGACGGCGGCAAGGGCGTGCTCAAGCGCGCGGCCCGCGGGGTCGTGCCCGACGAGGTCATCGACCGGACCAAGGGCTACTTCCCCGTCCCGGCCATCCGCCAACTCCAGGGCCCGGTGCTCGGGCTCGTCCGCGACGCGCTGACCGACCCGGCGGCGCGACGACGCGGGCTCTTCCGCACCGACACCGTCGAGGCGATGCTCGCCGACCCCAACCGGACCCGGACGCAGCTGGGGTCCAACGCGCTGTGGCAGCTGGGGCTGCTGGAGATGTGGCTCCAGCACCACGGGGTCGGCTGA